In Polyodon spathula isolate WHYD16114869_AA chromosome 27, ASM1765450v1, whole genome shotgun sequence, one DNA window encodes the following:
- the fzr1a gene encoding fizzy/cell division cycle 20 related 1a isoform X1: MDQDYERRLLLQINIHNENASPSTPEVRRTLTPTNSPMSSPSKHGDRFIPSRAGANWSINFHRINENEKSPSQNRKTKDATADNSKADGLAYSALLKNELLGAGIEKVQDPQTEDRRLQPSTPEKRSLFSYSLSAKRASPDDGNDVSPYSLSPVSSKSQKLLRSPRKPTRKISKIPFKVLDAPELQDDFYLNLVDWSSLNVLSVGLGTCVYLWSACTSQVTRLCDLSVEGDSVTSVGWSERGNLVAVGTHKGFVQIWDAAAGKKTSTLEGHTARVGALAWNADQLSSGSRDRMILQRDIRTPPLQSERRLQGHRQEVCGLKWSTDHQLLASGGNDNKLLVWNHSSTIPVQQYTEHLAAVKAIAWSPHQHGLLASGGGTADRCIRFWNTLTGQPLQCIDTGSQVCNLAWSKHANELVSTHGYSQNQILVWKYPSLTQAAKLTGHSYRVLYLAMSPDGEAIVTGAGDETLRFWNVFSKTRSTKESVSVLNLFTRIR, translated from the exons ATGGACCAGGACTATGAGCGACGTCTCCTTCTGCAGATTAACATTCACAATGAGAACGCCAGCCCCTCT ACTCCAGAAGTCAGACGGACCCTGACCCCCACAAACTCGCCCATGTCCTCCCCCAGTAAACACGGAGACAGATTCATCCCATCCAGGGCAGGGGCGAACTGGAGCATCAACTTCCACAGAATAAAT GAAAACGAGAAGTCCCCCagtcaaaacagaaaaacaaaggatGCAACAGCTGATAACAGCAAAG CGGATGGTCTTGCCTATTCTGCCTTGTTAAAGAACGAGTTGCTGGGGGCTGGAATTGAGAAGGTGCAAGACCCCCAGACAGAAGACAGGAGGTTACAGCCCTCCACCCCAGAGAAGAGAAGCCTTTTCAGT TACTCCCTCAGTGCCAAGCGCGCCAGTCCGGATGATGGAAATGACGTGTCACCCTATTCATTATCCCCTGTTAGCAGTAAGAG TCAGAAACTGTTAAGGTCCCCGCGAAAGCCAACGCGGAAGATTTCTAAGATCCCGTTTAAAGTGCTTGATGCCCCAGAGCTCCAGGACGACTTCTATCTAAACCTGGTGGACTGGTCATCTCTCAATGTGCTCAGTGTGGGGCTGGGCACCTGCGTCTACCTGTGGAGTGCTTGCACCAGCCAG GTGACCCGTCTTTGTGACCTGTCAGTGGAAGGAGATTCAGTTACGTCTGTTGGCTGGTCGGAAAGA GGGAATCTGGTTGCTGTTGGAACCCACAAGGGCTTTGTACAGATCTGGGACGCAGCAGCTGGGAAGAAGACCTCAACGTTGGAAGGGCACACTGCTCGAGTGG gtGCTCTGGCCTGGAACGCGGACCAGCTCTCCTCTGGCAGTCGGGACCGCATGATTCTGCAGCGGGATATCCGTACGCCTCCACTGCAGTCAGAGCGTCGGCTGCAGGGACACAGGCAGGAGGTGTGCGGCTTGAAGTGGAGCACCGACCACCAGCTGCTTGCCTCTGGAGGCAATGACAACAAG TTGCTAGTGTGGAACCACTCCAGTACGATCCCTGTGCAGCAGTACACAGAGCACCTGGCTGCAGTGAAGGCTATCGCGTGGTCCCCACACCAGCACGGGCTCCTGGCCTCTGGCGGGGGCACCGCTGATCGCTGCATCCGCTTCTGGAACACCCTGACTGGGCAGCCCCTGCAGTGCATAGACACGGGCTCCCAGGTCTGCAACCTAGCCTGGTCCAAACACGCCAACGAACTG GTGAGCACACATGGCTATTCTCAAAACCAGATCCTGGTGTGGAAATACCCTTCGTTAACACAGGCTGCCAAGCTCACCGGGCACTCGTACAGAGTCCTGTACCTG GCAATGTCTCCAGATGGAGAAGCAATAGTAACAGGAGCAGGGGATGAAACGCTGAGGTTCTGGAACGTATTTAGCAAAACACGCTCAACAAAG GAATCTGTATCTGTTTTAAACCTCTTCACCAGAATACGATAA
- the fzr1a gene encoding fizzy/cell division cycle 20 related 1a isoform X2: MDQDYERRLLLQINIHNENASPSTPEVRRTLTPTNSPMSSPSKHGDRFIPSRAGANWSINFHRINENEKSPSQNRKTKDATADNSKDGLAYSALLKNELLGAGIEKVQDPQTEDRRLQPSTPEKRSLFSYSLSAKRASPDDGNDVSPYSLSPVSSKSQKLLRSPRKPTRKISKIPFKVLDAPELQDDFYLNLVDWSSLNVLSVGLGTCVYLWSACTSQVTRLCDLSVEGDSVTSVGWSERGNLVAVGTHKGFVQIWDAAAGKKTSTLEGHTARVGALAWNADQLSSGSRDRMILQRDIRTPPLQSERRLQGHRQEVCGLKWSTDHQLLASGGNDNKLLVWNHSSTIPVQQYTEHLAAVKAIAWSPHQHGLLASGGGTADRCIRFWNTLTGQPLQCIDTGSQVCNLAWSKHANELVSTHGYSQNQILVWKYPSLTQAAKLTGHSYRVLYLAMSPDGEAIVTGAGDETLRFWNVFSKTRSTKESVSVLNLFTRIR, from the exons ATGGACCAGGACTATGAGCGACGTCTCCTTCTGCAGATTAACATTCACAATGAGAACGCCAGCCCCTCT ACTCCAGAAGTCAGACGGACCCTGACCCCCACAAACTCGCCCATGTCCTCCCCCAGTAAACACGGAGACAGATTCATCCCATCCAGGGCAGGGGCGAACTGGAGCATCAACTTCCACAGAATAAAT GAAAACGAGAAGTCCCCCagtcaaaacagaaaaacaaaggatGCAACAGCTGATAACAGCAAAG ATGGTCTTGCCTATTCTGCCTTGTTAAAGAACGAGTTGCTGGGGGCTGGAATTGAGAAGGTGCAAGACCCCCAGACAGAAGACAGGAGGTTACAGCCCTCCACCCCAGAGAAGAGAAGCCTTTTCAGT TACTCCCTCAGTGCCAAGCGCGCCAGTCCGGATGATGGAAATGACGTGTCACCCTATTCATTATCCCCTGTTAGCAGTAAGAG TCAGAAACTGTTAAGGTCCCCGCGAAAGCCAACGCGGAAGATTTCTAAGATCCCGTTTAAAGTGCTTGATGCCCCAGAGCTCCAGGACGACTTCTATCTAAACCTGGTGGACTGGTCATCTCTCAATGTGCTCAGTGTGGGGCTGGGCACCTGCGTCTACCTGTGGAGTGCTTGCACCAGCCAG GTGACCCGTCTTTGTGACCTGTCAGTGGAAGGAGATTCAGTTACGTCTGTTGGCTGGTCGGAAAGA GGGAATCTGGTTGCTGTTGGAACCCACAAGGGCTTTGTACAGATCTGGGACGCAGCAGCTGGGAAGAAGACCTCAACGTTGGAAGGGCACACTGCTCGAGTGG gtGCTCTGGCCTGGAACGCGGACCAGCTCTCCTCTGGCAGTCGGGACCGCATGATTCTGCAGCGGGATATCCGTACGCCTCCACTGCAGTCAGAGCGTCGGCTGCAGGGACACAGGCAGGAGGTGTGCGGCTTGAAGTGGAGCACCGACCACCAGCTGCTTGCCTCTGGAGGCAATGACAACAAG TTGCTAGTGTGGAACCACTCCAGTACGATCCCTGTGCAGCAGTACACAGAGCACCTGGCTGCAGTGAAGGCTATCGCGTGGTCCCCACACCAGCACGGGCTCCTGGCCTCTGGCGGGGGCACCGCTGATCGCTGCATCCGCTTCTGGAACACCCTGACTGGGCAGCCCCTGCAGTGCATAGACACGGGCTCCCAGGTCTGCAACCTAGCCTGGTCCAAACACGCCAACGAACTG GTGAGCACACATGGCTATTCTCAAAACCAGATCCTGGTGTGGAAATACCCTTCGTTAACACAGGCTGCCAAGCTCACCGGGCACTCGTACAGAGTCCTGTACCTG GCAATGTCTCCAGATGGAGAAGCAATAGTAACAGGAGCAGGGGATGAAACGCTGAGGTTCTGGAACGTATTTAGCAAAACACGCTCAACAAAG GAATCTGTATCTGTTTTAAACCTCTTCACCAGAATACGATAA